The nucleotide window cagaatcattttaaacacaaacacaaaagaaatgaaaactattttgtacaaaaagcggtcttatcgctaaaagagcgatctcttccagacaacctttgggtgaaggacatgaaataaataaataaataaagcggaggtgtactaatcatctcaatttttattttttaaataaaaataaatacatatatatacacagtactatagctatatacatacatataaataaataatatatacataaacatacatatataatataaaaaaaaacctgtaattatgataattataataataaatagcaataaagtgcggtagataataaaacaatactccctgataattataaagataaataatacgccttgagtcggattttaaatgtgttaatagtttgagattgtcttaagtggagtggtaaagaattccataggcaaactgcttggacagagaaagaattggtataaaaagaagaagagtgagtaggaattttaagaattagattatcgtcgttatttaattacataaataagtatttccaACAATTATTATGGAAAAAGactgaatttatttatcatatgaatataaaaatacagctgttgttatttatttatagcagaaaatcaactttatttttattacagttaatatgaaagcattttattttaagtattaaagtttagttattttaatgcaggcatttaaatattaagcaaaagGCGTGCTATTCACTTTTGACTGACAACGTCATTTTTGACAATATACACTTTAAAACATAACCTCAAAGTCAAAATCAAGTCGAGTAGGTAAGGAGTGCTGTGTACACATTAACTAGATTCATAATCCACACGTTTTTAGTAattggttataaaaaaaatagtcttccgattattatatataatttttaatataatttctaatgtGACTTGATAaggtattttataacaataacatgAAATCAAAATCATTTGAATTACCAAAACAAGCGACCGAGAAGGTAAAACCAGATAAAACATATGActttataaactattataagcCTGCTTCGGAGACTAATGTCAAATTAGTTGATAAGCTCAAATCAGAAGATGCCGGTAGCAAAGAAACTACATCTAATATTAAATCACGCATATTCACACGAGAGCGctcaccaaataaaaaaaagaaaaagttgaAAGAcgatagtataaatatttccaaaataaatatagacagTAATAACTTACCACATAGTTCTAGAAGAGAAGATGGTTACAAAGTGACATCCACTCCTAATGCTGGAGGTAAAAAAGATATAAACGAAAATGTTAAGTCTATAATGAAGAACTCATCAACTATGGACAATTCTGTTGATACAACAAAAGTTTGTGTGACTAAAAACAAACCCAAAAAGAGGAACAAGTCAGTAAGCTTTATGTTGGATGATACTGAAACGGTTGCTATTAAAAGATCCAAATCAGAGCTATCAGTAATGGacattaaaatatcacaaaatagCAAAAGTAACTTTGGTTCACTCAAAACCAAAAAACCAAAGAAAAAATCTCAGGATGGAAAAGAAAACAAAGTTAATGCTAATAATTTCAAAGTAGAAATTGACACATCAGATGATAAGAAAGATGCATCAAAAGAAAATGCTAAGTCAGAGAAAGGAGAAACATGTGAGGTGATGGATATCCCAACTAATGAAAAGCAAGATAAACTGgcaataaagaaaaacaaaagacaaaaaaaaacaaaacatgttgAAAATTCTGCTGACCAAGAACCAGTAAATGGAATTCAAATAGAtgaagataaagaaaaaaaaaagaaaaagaaaaaacgtCAAgctaaacaaataaaagataaaacagaTGCAGAAAGTGAACCAGCCACAAAGACCtctaaaaaagatataaaaccaGATGTAATAGCACAAGATTTGGAAAATTTAAGTATTGGAGATAATGCACATACTTTGACAAATCTTCTTGACGAAATGACAGTTGTAGATAAGAAAAAGAAGCTCAAAAAGGCAAAAAAGAATAAGCAACAAAATTCTGACTTATCCACCGACATGGGCGAAACAAAATTAGTGGAAGAGAAAGAAAAGGTAAAATGGATAAAACGGAAGTGgaacaaagacaaaaaaggtGGTGTCAACGATGACAAACTTGTAACATCAATTGTTGTTGAGAACCTGCCCTTAAAAATAATGTGCAACTATAAAAAGCTGCTCACTGAACATTTTACTATGTTTGGTCCAATAAAACTAGTTGGGTATGTAATATTACCTGTCACACCATCTACCATTAAATTGAAATGatagaaatatacataattcaGTTAACTAGTTTCCCTTCCATGGTTATGCTTGCATGTTCTAAGCCGAAAAAGATGGTAGGCACCTTATGTCCTTTTTTGTATacctgacaatgtgtatgcaaaatttcatgataatttcATGAGCAATTAAAATATGAaggtgtaacaaacaaacaaactcactttcacatttacaatattaataaggattagcaaaacaatttctaaaacaataatacaattatatttctttaaagattataaatatatattataataatattagaatatattataataaactaaatttcAGGATTGCTGAAGTGTACTCTATTGAACATCCTGAAGTGTTCACAACAACAATAAACTTTGAAAGTGAGGATGCCGCAAATAAGGTAATACCAATATAATTACTACacaaattaatatcagtatacAATTTAAACCAACATCTTAAAATTCAtttgatgtaaaataattatttttattacagttttaataattattatcatattgtgGACCTTGCTTGTCACCTGTTCAGTGAGCATGTCTTAaaagtttacaataaaaatcttggacataaaaatcatttaatcatatcatatcatttatcattattacataCCTACTGCATATGATATTCATAAGACAATGAAATTACATTAATAGATAACATTGTTACATTATTCTTATAGTAGCATCAAATACTTGATAATTGTATATTACCGGAATGTatctaatacaaaaatatatacctaaatcAGGCCTTAGAGGAAGACAATACACTACTCGAAGGCAACCGCATTCGCGTTAAGCGACCCCTTCCACCATCTCAGACAACGTTGGTTGTGAGGTCGTATGCAGATTTATCAGAACCAGCTCTCAGTTCGGTCTTCACCAGTGCGGGTCGGATAAGAAATGTTCGAAGATTGGTGAAAGGCAAAAAGTCCATGTGTAAGTTCTAACTATCCTAaatccaaataatattaaaacactaGGCTTCGTTCTTCTAACCCGCaatttaattgcttttaatttaCAGGTACAGCTTTCATTGAGTTCGATGGTCCCGAAGCAGTGGAGCGGGCCATTAAAATGGCGGAAGACGTGAAAATTGGCGGCAAAAAACT belongs to Nymphalis io chromosome 2, ilAglIoxx1.1, whole genome shotgun sequence and includes:
- the LOC126778077 gene encoding cylicin-1-like, with the translated sequence MKSKSFELPKQATEKVKPDKTYDFINYYKPASETNVKLVDKLKSEDAGSKETTSNIKSRIFTRERSPNKKKKKLKDDSINISKINIDSNNLPHSSRREDGYKVTSTPNAGGKKDINENVKSIMKNSSTMDNSVDTTKVCVTKNKPKKRNKSVSFMLDDTETVAIKRSKSELSVMDIKISQNSKSNFGSLKTKKPKKKSQDGKENKVNANNFKVEIDTSDDKKDASKENAKSEKGETCEVMDIPTNEKQDKLAIKKNKRQKKTKHVENSADQEPVNGIQIDEDKEKKKKKKKRQAKQIKDKTDAESEPATKTSKKDIKPDVIAQDLENLSIGDNAHTLTNLLDEMTVVDKKKKLKKAKKNKQQNSDLSTDMGETKLVEEKEKVKWIKRKWNKDKKGGVNDDKLVTSIVVENLPLKIMCNYKKLLTEHFTMFGPIKLVGIAEVYSIEHPEVFTTTINFESEDAANKALEEDNTLLEGNRIRVKRPLPPSQTTLVVRSYADLSEPALSSVFTSAGRIRNVRRLVKGKKSMCTAFIEFDGPEAVERAIKMAEDVKIGGKKLFAAKFELRNKNKKLKIDKKNEYNGASDDSSD